In one window of Frigoriglobus tundricola DNA:
- a CDS encoding thioredoxin family protein — protein MNGPYEEPGPTRDEVNAWSGPAVLEFGADWCGYCQGAQPLILSALGGFPDVRHVKVADGKGKRLGRSFAVKLWPTLVFLKDGQEVARAVRPTDVEEVRRGLVATGAA, from the coding sequence ATGAACGGCCCGTACGAGGAGCCGGGACCGACGCGCGACGAGGTGAACGCGTGGAGCGGACCGGCGGTGCTGGAATTCGGCGCCGACTGGTGCGGTTACTGCCAGGGCGCGCAGCCACTCATTTTGTCTGCGCTCGGCGGTTTTCCCGACGTGCGTCACGTGAAAGTCGCGGACGGAAAGGGTAAGCGACTCGGCCGCTCCTTCGCGGTGAAACTGTGGCCGACGCTCGTGTTTCTGAAGGACGGGCAGGAAGTGGCGCGGGCCGTACGCCCGACCGATGTGGAGGAGGTGCGGCGCGGGCTGGTCGCCACGGGAGCCGCTTAA
- a CDS encoding TolC family protein, translated as MRFFAGKVARRLGAVIACGAGTAGCASLGGSTDDSRPSPPAALASTSRPRVNETSDIRQVGLRVPADAPSAVPEQLKSPPPPQSAPESLDDFVRIAAERNPRVARAAAAIEAARGRRLQAGLYPNPEVGVLWDEIGDRTSVAGSGIVTAPKVTQTIVTGRKLSLAQAVAAREVDQATLELINERYVVVGSVRSVFYEALALQRRAEILTDLLKFAEAAVANGKTLLDKQQIARLDFIQLEVERERFRAELQAVQRELPGAYRRLAAASGNSAAIPAALVGSFDGLPEYDPEAVRQAVLAYHPLARSARVGVEKAQAALRRAEAEPVPNVSVYGAYIRQFENRSYDGAAGFSLTLPVWNRNQGNIHAARAELGVAISTVGQVENDLAARVAVAFQMYAAARERAEVYRTELIPRAEETYKLSLGAFKGGQFEYLRVIQSQRAAAESRLEYNRSLGEAWKAAADLSALLLEEWWPGPQPAPKGPGAGPVMVPPMTPPEAGPKGP; from the coding sequence ATGCGGTTCTTCGCGGGAAAGGTGGCCCGGCGCCTCGGTGCGGTGATCGCTTGCGGCGCGGGCACCGCCGGGTGCGCGTCGCTCGGCGGAAGCACCGACGACTCCCGCCCTTCCCCACCTGCCGCCCTTGCCAGCACGTCCCGACCGCGAGTGAACGAAACGAGCGACATCCGGCAAGTGGGCCTCCGCGTACCCGCCGATGCCCCGTCGGCGGTTCCCGAACAACTCAAGTCGCCCCCACCGCCCCAGTCGGCGCCAGAATCGCTGGACGACTTCGTCCGCATCGCGGCCGAACGGAACCCACGCGTGGCCCGCGCCGCCGCTGCCATCGAGGCGGCCCGCGGGCGGCGTCTGCAAGCCGGCCTCTACCCGAACCCCGAAGTCGGCGTGCTGTGGGACGAAATCGGAGACCGAACCAGCGTCGCCGGGAGCGGTATCGTCACGGCCCCGAAGGTCACGCAAACCATCGTCACCGGGCGGAAGCTCTCGCTCGCCCAGGCGGTCGCGGCGCGGGAGGTCGATCAGGCGACACTCGAGCTGATCAACGAGCGGTACGTGGTTGTCGGGTCGGTGCGGTCCGTGTTTTACGAGGCGCTCGCCCTCCAGCGCCGCGCCGAGATCCTCACGGATCTGTTGAAATTCGCCGAAGCCGCCGTTGCCAACGGCAAAACGCTGCTCGACAAACAGCAGATCGCCCGGCTGGATTTCATCCAATTGGAAGTCGAACGGGAGCGGTTCCGCGCCGAACTCCAGGCGGTGCAACGCGAACTGCCCGGCGCGTACCGCCGGCTCGCCGCCGCCTCGGGGAACAGCGCCGCCATCCCAGCGGCGCTCGTCGGTTCGTTCGACGGGCTACCGGAATACGACCCGGAGGCCGTGCGCCAGGCCGTTCTCGCGTACCACCCGCTCGCCCGCTCGGCGCGGGTGGGCGTGGAGAAGGCGCAGGCGGCACTGCGACGCGCCGAGGCCGAACCTGTCCCGAACGTGTCGGTGTACGGGGCATACATCAGACAGTTCGAAAACCGGTCCTACGACGGCGCCGCCGGGTTCTCGTTGACCCTCCCGGTCTGGAACCGGAACCAGGGTAACATCCACGCGGCACGGGCCGAACTCGGCGTGGCGATCTCAACGGTCGGACAGGTGGAGAACGACCTGGCGGCACGGGTCGCCGTCGCGTTCCAGATGTACGCCGCGGCTCGCGAACGGGCCGAGGTGTATCGCACGGAACTGATCCCCCGGGCCGAGGAAACGTACAAGTTGTCGCTCGGCGCGTTCAAGGGCGGACAGTTCGAGTACCTGCGGGTGATCCAGTCGCAGCGGGCAGCGGCCGAATCCCGGCTGGAGTACAATCGGTCGCTCGGTGAAGCCTGGAAGGCCGCCGCGGACCTCTCCGCGCTGTTGCTGGAAGAATGGTGGCCGGGGCCGCAGCCCGCGCCCAAGGGTCCGGGGGCGGGCCCGGTGATGGTGCCACCAATGACCCCACCGGAGGCGGGTCCGAAAGGACCGTAG
- the tnpC gene encoding IS66 family transposase, whose amino-acid sequence MTPVPQPPELPSDLPPQVVAYIRILEATIAELTAQVTGLTTRVAELEARLNQNSTNSSKPPSSDAPHVKPAPPKPPSGKRRGGQPGHPKAERTLLPPDEIRALKPSTCRDCAHPLTGDDPQPAVHQVHEIPVITPHVTEYRCHRLRCPHCGTTTAATVPAEAATGYGPRAQAVAAVLTGSCRLGKRGTSQLFADLFGLPLSPAMVCKLQHRTAEALKPVAEDALIYTRGQPANVDETGWTQGRKRAWLWVAVTTFVVAFLIRKTRGRSAFDDLRAGSTAVHTTDRYPVYTHLSKHTRQLCWAHLRRDFQAMIDRGGSGTAIGAALLASSDALFEHWYRVRDGTLARSTFRSNYVPELRHQIGEHLRTGAACGCAKTAATCGDLLAVEASLWTFARVVGVEPTNNAAEREVRHAVCWRKTSFGTDSERGSRFVERILTVLASCRRQNRNVLAFLTDAIRAHRNGEPAPTLLPA is encoded by the coding sequence ATGACGCCTGTCCCTCAACCGCCGGAACTCCCGAGCGACCTGCCCCCACAGGTCGTGGCGTATATCCGCATTCTTGAGGCCACGATTGCCGAACTCACCGCCCAGGTCACCGGGCTCACCACCCGCGTCGCGGAACTCGAGGCCCGTCTCAACCAGAACTCCACCAACTCGTCCAAGCCCCCTTCGTCCGACGCCCCGCACGTGAAACCGGCCCCGCCCAAGCCGCCCTCGGGCAAGAGACGAGGCGGGCAACCGGGGCACCCCAAAGCCGAACGCACCCTGCTGCCGCCCGATGAGATCCGGGCACTTAAGCCGTCCACGTGCCGGGACTGTGCGCACCCGTTGACCGGGGACGACCCACAACCGGCCGTTCATCAGGTCCACGAGATCCCCGTCATCACGCCTCACGTCACCGAGTATCGGTGCCACCGGCTCCGGTGCCCGCACTGCGGCACGACGACCGCGGCGACGGTGCCGGCCGAGGCGGCGACCGGATACGGACCCCGGGCTCAGGCGGTGGCCGCGGTGCTCACCGGCTCGTGCCGCCTGGGCAAGCGCGGCACGAGCCAATTGTTCGCCGACCTGTTCGGCCTGCCCCTGAGCCCGGCGATGGTGTGCAAGCTCCAGCACCGAACCGCGGAGGCGTTGAAGCCGGTGGCCGAGGACGCCCTGATCTACACCCGCGGACAACCGGCCAACGTGGACGAGACCGGCTGGACCCAAGGCCGCAAGCGGGCCTGGTTGTGGGTGGCCGTGACCACGTTCGTGGTGGCCTTCCTGATCCGAAAGACCCGGGGCCGAAGCGCCTTCGATGATCTGCGAGCGGGCTCGACGGCCGTCCACACGACCGACCGGTATCCGGTGTACACGCACCTTTCCAAGCACACGCGCCAGCTGTGCTGGGCGCACCTGCGTCGCGATTTCCAGGCGATGATCGACCGCGGCGGTTCCGGGACGGCGATCGGTGCGGCTCTGTTGGCGAGTTCGGACGCCTTGTTCGAGCATTGGTATCGGGTCCGGGACGGAACCCTCGCGCGGTCCACATTCCGATCGAACTACGTCCCCGAATTGCGTCACCAGATCGGCGAGCACCTGCGGACCGGGGCTGCGTGCGGCTGCGCCAAGACCGCCGCCACCTGCGGCGACCTGTTGGCCGTCGAGGCGTCGTTGTGGACGTTCGCGCGGGTCGTCGGTGTGGAACCGACCAACAACGCGGCCGAGCGCGAGGTGCGCCACGCGGTGTGCTGGCGCAAAACCAGCTTCGGGACCGACAGCGAACGCGGGAGCCGATTCGTGGAACGCATCTTGACGGTCCTCGCCTCGTGCCGCCGGCAGAACCGCAACGTATTGGCATTCCTCACCGACGCCATCCGCGCACACCGCAATGGCGAGCCGGCACCGACACTGCTCCCGGCCTAA